A single genomic interval of Camelina sativa cultivar DH55 chromosome 11, Cs, whole genome shotgun sequence harbors:
- the LOC104726572 gene encoding transcription factor MYB59 isoform X1 has translation MKLVQEEYRKGPWTEQEDLLLVNFVHLFGDRRWDFVAKVSGLNRTGKSCRLRWVNYLHPGLKRGKMTPQEERLVLELHAKWGNRWSKIARKLPGRTDNEIKNYWRTHMRKKAQEKKRPMSPTSSSSNCCSSSMTTATTQDTGGSNGKMNQEFEDGYYSMDDIWREIDQSGANIIKPVKDIYYSEQSCYLNFPPLASPTWESSLESIWNMDADESKMSSFGIDQFPLSFEHGRSSWSSLV, from the exons atgaaactTGTGCAAGAAGAATACCGTAAAGGACCGTGGACAGAACAGGAGGACCTCCTCTTGGTCAACTTTGTCCACTTGTTCGGAGATCGAAGATGGGATTTTGTAGCGAAAGTTTCAG GTTTAAACAGAACAGGAAAGAGTTGCAGGTTAAGGTGGGTTAATTACCTACATCCTGGTCTCAAACGTGGTAAGATGACTCCACAAGAAGAGCGTCTAGTCCTTGAGCTTCATGCCAAATGGGGAAACAG GTGGTCAAAGATAGCCCGGAAATTGCCGGGGAGAACAGATAACGAGATAAAGAATTACTGGAGGACTCATATGAGGAAGAAGGCTCAAGAAAAGAAGCGGCCTATGTCTCCAACTTCCTCATCTTCAAACTGTTGCTCATCATCTATGACCACTGCAACTACTCAAGACACGGGTGGCTCCAATGGGAAAATGAATCAAGAATTCGAAGACGGATACTACTCAATGGATGACATATGGAGAGAGATTGATCAGTCTGGGGCAAACATTATCAAACCTGTAAAAGACATCTACTACTCAGAGCAAAGTTGTTACTTGAACTTCCCTCCTCTGGCTTCTCCAACATGGGAGAGTTCCTTGGAGTCTATTTGGAACATGGATGCAGATGAAAGTAAGATGTCGTCTTTTGGTATTGATCAGTTTCCTCTCAGTTTTGAACATGGTAGATCATCGTGGTCGTCTTTAGTCtag
- the LOC104726567 gene encoding uncharacterized protein LOC104726567, translated as MGIVAFNWAEAGNNQLTLVMNRENWANRVISKASWEGQILSGRSQDNDGTWFAISKRGRVAFLMSINLLDDLFVPNNGCELYPIAFLKSNMSPLEFADHVEQLEAGRHKAWSYCLIVADMASNSMVHIRKPNRHEPNVVKQTVNFGVHTLSPYNGLDSLVSARSKDLRLKHFFNEKIVDLGNVQLPPLIKFARDFMCKPEGERGGQDTMYVEMMARHPVTGLDNQRLGTTSTTVLAVERTRRVKFFERYYMDTSGGWDEQVLNFNIQ; from the exons atggGGATCGTAGCATTCAACTGGGCAGAGGCAGGCAACAACCAACTGACGCTTGTGATGAACAGAGAAAATTGGGCAAACAG GGTCATAAGTAAGGCGTCTTGGGAAGGTCAGATTTTGAGTGGTCGGAGCCAAGATAACGACGGAACGTGGTTTGCTATTTCTAAACGAGGCCGAGTCGCGTTTCTCATGAGTATAAACTTGTTGGATGACCTGTTTGTTCCAAACAACGGCTGCGAGTTGTACCCCATTGCTTTCTTGAAG AGCAATATGAGTCCACTGGAGTTTGCCGACCATGTGGAACAGCTTGAAGCGGGTAGACACAAAGCGTGGTCTTATTGCCTTATAGTCGCAGACATGGCTTCGAATTCAATGGTTCATATCAGGAAACCAAACCGACATGAGCCAAATGTCGTGAAACAAACCGTTAACTTTGGTGTGCACACACTTTCTCCATACAACGGTCTTGATTCCTTAGTCTCTGCCAGGTCCAAG GATTTGCGCCTGAAACACTTCTTTAATGAGAAGATTGTTGATTTGGGAAACGTTCAACTACCACCGCTTATCAAGTTTGCTAGGGACTTTATGTGTAAACCTGAGGGCGAAAGGGGTGGTCAAGACACCATGTATGTGGAAATGATGGCTAGGCATCCTGTCACAGGA CTTGATAATCAACGCCTTGGAACAACAAGTACGACGGTACTGGCGGTGGAACGCACTCGGAGAGTAAAGTTCTTTGAGAGGTACTACATGGACACTAGTGGTGGTTGGGACGAGCAAGTCTTGAATTTCAACATCCAGTAG
- the LOC104726571 gene encoding very-long-chain (3R)-3-hydroxyacyl-CoA dehydratase 2 has protein sequence MSPFVKCYLFAYNFLQASAWTISLLSILSSFLSNKTIDGAYASAGYLISVMQTAALLEVLHGAIGIVPSGFLSPLMQWSGRTHFILAIVGQIREVQDSPWLSITLAAWSFGEMIRYPHYAFTCLGRCPYWLTYLRYTGFIMIYPTGLVGELLIMYKALPYVKERNLYANFFSVFPFSYYSFLWAVLLVYPFLWLKLYLQLFKQRKSKLGKPQKHQSKRM, from the exons ATGTCTCCGTTCGTCAAGTGTTATCTCTTTGCTTACAATTTTCTCCAAGCTTCTGCatg GACGATTTCGCTCCTGAGTATCTTAAGCAGCTTCTTATCAAACAAGACAATCGATGGCGCTTACGCTTCTGCTGGATACTTGATTA GTGTGATGCAAACTGCTGCTCTTCTTGAAGTCCTTCATGGAGCTATTG ggATTGTACCTAGTGGATTCTTGTCTCCTTTGATGCAATGGAGTGGAAGAACTCACTTCATTTTGGCAATTGTTGGACAGATCAGAgag GTCCAGGATTCGCCATGGCTGTCAATAACACTTGCTGCTTGGTCTTTCGGTGAG ATGATCAGATATCCCCACTATGCTTTTACTTGCCTCGGTAGATGTCCCTATTGGCTAACCTATCTCAG GTACACAGGATTCATTATGATCTATCCAACAGGGCTAGTGGGCGAAT TGTTGATCATGTACAAAGCGCTTCCGTATGTTAAAGAAAGGAATCTTTATGCaaatttcttctctgttttcccCTTCAGTTACTACAGTTTCCTTTGG GCCGTCCTCTTGGTGTACCCGTTCCTTTGGTTGAAGCTTTATCTCCAGCTGTTCAAACAAAGAAAGTCTAAGCTTGGAAAACCGCAGAAGCATCAGAGCAAGAGAATGTGA
- the LOC104729002 gene encoding F-box protein At1g30790-like, producing MLHTWFFVVLCNPTNGSTQTFPVPKSNRRDIYARLGYDPVKDEYKLLCVRMFHGWDGDRRQDHLVHSLNFKFRWRKIQTNADPYAYLEGGICMDGAIYYGVGHTRIARFDVGSEDIAFIQGPEDYNAISCYSTLTNYQGKLACISYGESHEMRMWILQDAEKQEWSNAMTCSVPCDKKTSLCTGEIHTNEVVMASRWLESSKPFYVYYFDMMRESIRRVQIDGMADNEFRRIHGIGKNALRISCYPGHVEHFVGAPIWYYKSS from the coding sequence ATGCTTCACACGTGGTTCTTCGTTGTTCTTTGTAATCCCACCAATGGAAGTACACAAACTTTTCCCGTTCCTAAGTCCAACAGAAGAGACATCTACGCGCGTCTCGGGTACGATCCCGTCAAAGATGAATACAAATTGTTGTGTGTGAGGATGTTCCATGGGTGGGACGGCGATAGAAGACAGGATCATCTGGTTCACTCGCTAAACTTTAAGTTCAGATGGAGAAAGATCCAGACCAACGCAGATCCGTACGCCTACTTAGAAGGTGGGATTTGCATGGATGGTGCTATATACTACGGAGTTGGGCATACAAGAATAGCTAGATTTGATGTTGGATCCGAGGATATTGCGTTTATTCAAGGACCCGAAGACTATAATGCAATCTCGTGTTATTCAACACTCACGAATTACCAAGGAAAATTAGCATGTATAAGCTACGGTGAATCCCATGAGATGCGTATGTGGATTCTACAAGATGCTGAGAAACAAGAATGGTCGAACGCCATGACTTGTTCTGTGCCTTGTGACAAGAAGACATCTTTGTGCACTGGAGAGATTCATACCAACGAGGTTGTAATGGCTTCTAGATGGTTAGAGTCATCTAAGCCTTTCTATGTTTACTATTTCGATATGATGAGGGAGAGTATCAGAAGAGTTCAGATTGATGGAATGGCGGATAATGAGTTTAGACGTATCCACGGAATTGGCAAGAATGCTCTTAGGATTTCGTGTTACCCAGGTCACGTTGAGCATTTTGTTGGGGCCCCTATTTGGTACTACAAGTCTTCCTAG
- the LOC104726570 gene encoding uncharacterized protein LOC104726570 produces the protein MDDLYSSYWLHQESIDEMRQNLQNTLSELETLRIEVNEKSRTHREEVNQLLNLLKLTQQERDEARQQLSQFLLFKTQQNPNSRSITESNSFSQDVSSSSSPSSSELSSFFNIHPQPPLMKNLEDPTARNRHQIDPLDVLVMGKAFPETGKLLKAVVEAGPLLQSLLVAGPLPKWINPPPQTQSLRFELPLISFRGSDVNSSSTASGICESLTCSGSVNRFDFGPSSVIDQSMLTGKRQRLE, from the exons ATGGATGACTTGTATTCTTCTTATTGGCTTCATCAAGag AGCATTGATGAAATGAGGCAGAATCTACAGAACACTCTGTCCGAGCTAGAGACACTGAGAATAGAAGTTAACGAGAAATCAAGAACACACAGAGAAGAAGTGAACCAACTTCTCAACCTCCTCAAACTCACTCAGCAAGAACGAGACGAAGCTAGACAACAGTTATCACAGTTCCTCCTCttcaaaacccaacaaaaccctaattcaagAAGCATCACTGAATCAAACAGCTTCTCTCAAgatgtatcttcttcttcttctccttcttcctcagaACTCTCCAGCTTCTTCAATATCCATCCACAGCCGCCGTTGATGAAAAATCTCGAAGATCCAACGGCTCGTAATCGTCATCAGATCGATCCTCTAGACGTTCTTGTGATGGGAAAAGCTTTTCCGGAAACGGGAAAGCTTTTGAAAGCGGTGGTTGAAGCTGGACCGCTTCTTCAATCGCTTCTTGTCGCTGGACCGCTACCAAAATGGATAAACCCACCGCCTCAAACGCAATCGCTGCGTTTTGAGTTACCCCTTATCTCGTTCAGAGGGTCCGATGTTAATAGTAGTAGTACCGCGTCGGGGATATGTGAGTCTCTGACGTGTTCTGGTTCGGTTAATAGATTTGATTTCGGTCCGAGTTCGGTTATCGATCAATCAATGTTAACCGGAAAAAGGCAGAGATTAGAGTAG
- the LOC104726572 gene encoding transcription factor MYB59 isoform X2, translating into MGFCSESFRFEGGGRNIRIGLNRTGKSCRLRWVNYLHPGLKRGKMTPQEERLVLELHAKWGNRWSKIARKLPGRTDNEIKNYWRTHMRKKAQEKKRPMSPTSSSSNCCSSSMTTATTQDTGGSNGKMNQEFEDGYYSMDDIWREIDQSGANIIKPVKDIYYSEQSCYLNFPPLASPTWESSLESIWNMDADESKMSSFGIDQFPLSFEHGRSSWSSLV; encoded by the exons ATGGGATTTTGTAGCGAAAGTTTCAGGTTTGAAGGTGGAGGGAGAAACATAAGAATAG GTTTAAACAGAACAGGAAAGAGTTGCAGGTTAAGGTGGGTTAATTACCTACATCCTGGTCTCAAACGTGGTAAGATGACTCCACAAGAAGAGCGTCTAGTCCTTGAGCTTCATGCCAAATGGGGAAACAG GTGGTCAAAGATAGCCCGGAAATTGCCGGGGAGAACAGATAACGAGATAAAGAATTACTGGAGGACTCATATGAGGAAGAAGGCTCAAGAAAAGAAGCGGCCTATGTCTCCAACTTCCTCATCTTCAAACTGTTGCTCATCATCTATGACCACTGCAACTACTCAAGACACGGGTGGCTCCAATGGGAAAATGAATCAAGAATTCGAAGACGGATACTACTCAATGGATGACATATGGAGAGAGATTGATCAGTCTGGGGCAAACATTATCAAACCTGTAAAAGACATCTACTACTCAGAGCAAAGTTGTTACTTGAACTTCCCTCCTCTGGCTTCTCCAACATGGGAGAGTTCCTTGGAGTCTATTTGGAACATGGATGCAGATGAAAGTAAGATGTCGTCTTTTGGTATTGATCAGTTTCCTCTCAGTTTTGAACATGGTAGATCATCGTGGTCGTCTTTAGTCtag